A region of Theileria annulata chromosome 2, complete sequence, *** SEQUENCING IN PROGRESS *** DNA encodes the following proteins:
- a CDS encoding anthranilate synthase component II, putative (chr2.C.cand.375 - anthranilate synthase, PF00218 Indole-3-glycerol phosphate synthase;~Apicoplast targetting peptide predicted by the PlasmoAP tool;~1 probable transmembrane helix predicted for TA12230 by TMHMM2.0 at aa 13-35;~Signal anchor predicted for TA12230 by SignalP 2.0 HMM (Signal peptide probability 0.054, signal anchor probability 0.606) with cleavage site probability 0.014 between residues 32 and 33), with product MILFINFISTFILVYYKNVFIALIILIYPIASVCFFKSNIFPFVTNHFTPNIINRNTNNKTAFNNTNNYLTATGGGKNEISEFKIYSRDNRNPYYPEERFYKMITDKYSEVDQLIEQHKDQNDKLQLRLNYLQCTSNLKLSDMLSRNSNNTHHKLCVIADMKRRTPTHNPRCDNNVLSYTDAGEVALNMASVGFDVIFVNVDQKNYGGHINDLNKVFLNLRKLGRTQRPAIVMKDIILHPIQIAQAVEMRADGVILNAAILGNALKDLLTSCITMGIEAIVEVHTTADALRSAEIGFTNFMINQWDRIKNILYPTRALEIKEVLPEYATTIAAGGIMTMEQVHMLALAGIDAVCFGRRLVYPDVPDFINQVKSWKGPSKPILKLSKNKFFSTTPMETTNGDNVPDNSKINIKLSDNHLSLLNEMNYFYFGKGNEVKISDEIEQINKIPEYKIDYEKELTDDQKSREITINIGTPTTENSAKKVTDITRTIEGQDEDFDYNIHKHNKRMEMFMLKWFVEKKKWIKENISSYESEEEASRAYELKKAIEMYNHFRYVTKPAMGGILTQKEMVETEEKLLKNLKDKYESAPKENGKVKLNFDNITTTT from the exons atgatattatttatcaatttcatttcaacttttattttagtttaCTACAAAAATGTTTTCATTgctttaattattttaatatatccCATCGCATCagtttgtttttttaaatctaatatatTTCCATTTGTCACAAATCACTTTACACCTAACATAATAAATCGCAacacaaataataaaacagCTTTTAATAACACAAATAACTATTTAACAGCAACTGGTGGCggaaaaaatgaaattagCGAGTTTAAGATTTACTCTCGGGATAACCGAAACCCTTACTATCCCGAGGAAAGGttttataaaatgattACGGACAAGTATTCAGAAGTAGATCAACTAATAGAACAACATAAAGACCAAAATGATAAACTTCag TTGaggttaaattatttgCAATGTACTTCGAACTTGAAGCTTTCCGATATGCTTAGTAGAAACAGTAACAATACACACCACAAGCTATGCGTAATAGCTGACATGAAGAGAAGAACACCGACACATAACCCAAGGTGTGATAATAACGTACTTTCCTATACGGACGCGGGTGAAGTGGCCCTGAATATGGCCTCAGTAG GTTTTGACGTAATATTTGTGAACGTTGACCAGAAAAACTACGGTGGCCACATCAACGACTTGAATAAAGTTTTTTTAAACTTGAGAAAGCTAGGCAGAACACAAAGACCAGCAATAGTCATGAAagatataattttacatcCAATACAA ATAGCACAAGCTGTGGAAATGAGAGCTGACGGAGTCATTTTGAATGCAGCAATACTGGGCAATGCCTTGAAAGACCTATTAACCTCGTGCATTACCATGGGAATTGAGGCAATAGTTGAAGTTCATACCACTGCTGATGCACTTAGATCTGCAGAAATAGGCTTCACTAACTTCATG ATAAACCAGTGGGatagaataaaaaatattctaTACCCAACAAGAGCATTGGAAATCAAGGAAGTGTTACCTGAATACGCCACAACAATTGCAGCTGGTGGCATAATGACAATGGAGCAGGTTCATATGTTAGCACTGGCAGGTATAGATGCCGTTTGTTTCGGAAGAAGACTTGTATACCCAGACGTACCAGACTTCATCAACCAAGTCAAAAGCTGGAAAGGACCCTCAAAACCCATTCTGAAACTAAGTAAGAACAAGTTTTTTTCAACAACACCAATGGAAACAACAAATGGAGATAACGTGCCCGAcaatagtaaaattaacataaaACTGAGTGACAATCACCTTTCATTATTGAATGAAATGAACTACTTTTACTTTGGAAAGGGTAACgaagttaaaatttcagacgaaattgaacaaattaacaaaatacCAGAGTACAAAATCGATTATGAGAAGGAGTTGACAGATGATCAGAAGTCGAGAGAAATTACTATTAACATAGGAACACCAACAACTGAAAATTCGGCCAAAAAAGTG ACTGATATAACCAGGACTATTGAGGGTCAAGACGAAGATTTTGATTATAACATTCATAAGCATAATAAAAGAATGGAAATGTTCATGTTAAAGTGGTTTGTTGAGAAGAAGAAATGGATAAAAGAAAACATTAGCAGTTATGAAAGCGAAGAAGAAGCTTCAAGGGCATATGAGCTCAAGAAGGCGATTGAAATGTACAACCACTTTAGATATGTAACAAAACCAGCAATGGGAGGAATTTTAACACAAAAAGAAATGGTTGAAACTGAAGAAAAGTTATTGAAAAATCTCAAGGATAAGTATGAATCAGCTCCAAAAGAAAATGGGAAAGTGAAACTAAACTTTGATAATATCACAACAACCacttaa
- a CDS encoding uncharacterized protein (chr2.C.cand.376 - hypothetical protein, signal peptide, transmembrane domain;~1 probable transmembrane helix predicted for TA12225 by TMHMM2.0 at aa 392-414;~Signal peptide predicted for TA12225 by SignalP 2.0 HMM (Signal peptide probability 0.945, signal anchor probability 0.000) with cleavage site probability 0.733 between residues 21 and 22) — protein MIFRFLSQLLIILISINQLKCFDYSNNESELEESVLNCYLSECRLSAQDSSFLCLRQKLLNDNVEYTGQYRSNLYTTYYLWLISLTNLYPNTVIYNEVPLEADQSHLYKKNYIKEPKFAPLYYKIKFNEFYDHLRKYIHEDVNGKHSPLYGHLNKIFDTPKIVLEAKTSYTSVYDEVFDLKLIGDHSGSVDVYTKSFLLFVDYYLLVRLRKTAYRLKFLNSCPILYKLRYKNLILDKQRLIKYVNLLKYFNLYNKDMIGLIQPNESEITPFTPLPVDSNGDRMGDLPLFATSVDQSFYKLIEKIVTKLTDVDGKIDQIFEILEKFVEKMYKVSDLRTIYTLDSFYILEVTPKSTGVTLYNMFTPKERKLILDYKDSLLVSSHIRKLDFDHFILQIVKKFVITAPIVVLFTVLIFKYINTFQNKRN, from the exons atgATATTTAGATTTTTGTCCCAgttgttaataattttaatttctataaatCAATTGAAATGCTTTGACTATTCAAACAACGAATCGGAGTTGGAAGAATCTGTTCTAAATTGTTACTTATCAGAGTGTAGACTAAGTGCCCAGGATTCCTCATTTCTGTGCCTAAGGCAAAAACTTCTCAATGATAACGTCGAATATACTGGACAATACAGgtcaaatttatatacgACATATTATCTTTGGCTCATTTCactaacaaatttataccCTAACactgtaatatataatgaagtGCCCTTAGAGGCTGATCAGTCACATTTATACAAgaaaaattacattaaagAACCCAAATTTGCTCCCCTGtactataaaattaagtttaaCGAGTTTTATGATCACCTGAGAAAGTATATTCATGAAGATGTAAACGGTAAACACTCACCCTTATATGGCcatttgaataaaatcTTTGACACACCGAAGATAGTTTTGGAAGCTAAGACATCATATACATCAGTTTACGATGAAGTATTCGATCTAAAACTGATTGGAGATCATTCAGGCTCAGTTGATGTGTATACGAAAtcatttcttttatttgttgattattatttattggtACGGTTGAGAAAAACTGCGTATAGGTTGAAGTTTCTAAACTCTTGTCCCATTCTATATAAATTGAG GTATAAAAACCTTATTTTGGACAAACAAAGATTAATCAAATATGTAAATCTGCTCaagtattttaatttatacaataaGGATATGATTGGCCTTATCCAACCAAATGAAAGTGAAATAACACCATTTACACCTCTACCAGTTGATAGTAATGGAGACAGGATGGGAGATTTGCCATTATTTGCAACCTCTGTAGACCAAAGTTTCTACAAACTAATCGAAAAAATCGTTACAAAACTAACTGACGTTGATGGAAAAATAGACCAAATATTCGAAATTTTGGAAAAGTTTGTAgaaaaaatgtataaagTGTCAGATTTGAGAACAATATATACACTGGATAGCTTCTATATACTGGAAGTAACACCAAAGTCAACGGGAGTCACATTGTATAACATGTTCACCCCGAAAgaaagaaaattaatactGGACTATAAAGATAGTTTATTGGTATCATCGCATATTCGAAAGTTGGATTTTGACCATTTCATACTCcaaattgttaaaaaatTCGTAATAACAGCACCGATTGTTGTGCTGTTTacagttttaatttttaaatatatcaacACATTTCAAAATAAACGAAACtaa
- a CDS encoding uncharacterized protein (chr2.C.cand.377 - conserved hypothetical protein, transmembrane domains;~4 probable transmembrane helices predicted for TA12220 by TMHMM2.0 at aa 210-228, 245-262, 272-291 and 304-326), with the protein MSFDNSSSSNSNLPIVDSLPISNKDSPQNESQSSTFESYKSIQSLDITDEPFDTSLKVEQCEDSSNSCTKVENLPKAIRLTDFNAINAFKNFLSNPLGSKTLSVGTEQPNELDVSGNYQTCGNKPEYNRQESLSKEDVYNLSDEFVSNISTSTSSDIDESQYLAGESEVDLSTPLKLKDLMIYKTIQFMDYRRFSRRFNGIRKPVSYKKAMLIFFFCAVLALTPFVVFRRHDEHYTISIQIKRGVVTYISSLAFVIAAFLLAKAQVSLPLRFPVILSYIFMVITMIVLIVFRNIAHLDVFIWTILISFASEQVFVIAITKLFIHYVPILALHGRFLSCTEHFHLIKRTQHANKINITMSRYNDYTTIWESGSCGFFTCIYRSFYRFFLSLHKRIKGRTNQKDEPLFGHQMRYNGKFDSNNLPHGYGEWLEDHIYGERLQGYWWHGYPVGPFTSQEIGSGSIFVNNRVAFVTDTHLEGPKIRYGVSSTECSISGYFFKQMPKTYFFNPDYREVGNCKKEPCDLFNLLRESFDGIKSSTPQWCFGMLKRQFHINRPNNQGYMNIYVDKITNSLKIDGYRIKKTDPSAENPDEINIKLVMFKGKRKDYGPPDDYQSPVELKLFKPSTTSLFNKLRIKNNDKDGNSKQRRGCKSQIKSRISMLIRDEDEWENKKQMCRHKIVASGWKRIRPSTNPELIPEHVVLYIHGYNLTLYEACSQMAHIVSFSKLPPYILPFVFNWKGHHWGMFSAFSYPKAVKICTNPNIVDAFIEVIEDLIKLGIKHIHFLVHSCGTRVFLNVILSAIKKGYIVPVLSDEYLVIKEETKKDRLRMDSIILINPDYPMEKFRSYDYFVIRGYCDHIVMYVNNMDQCLYVSEFYNREQSLGRSIFEMCTSSKVISNILKKEYIDEPFTIYEGYCRSAKKTEFDRDHRVVILDQIGELSTPSDGNSPYSKETRVDNFELLGYDEKRENKKSKFGARYSLGKYAKTKNIFWTSRISSKIDDEGMELWLDLDVVDTSMIDTNVDFFKHSFYQVKREIMDDIREVIIMHTRAFQRQSRLDRRRGNVYVFRVAPRDVSKLL; encoded by the exons atgagtTTTGATAATTCCTCAAGTTCAAATTCTAATTTACCAATTGTGGATTCCCTGCCCATTAGTAATAAAGATAGCCCTCAAAACGAGTCACAATCATCAACCTTTGAATCGTATAAATCAATACAAAGCCTGGATATCACAGATGAACCATTTGATACATCATTAAAAGTTGAACAATGTGAAGATTCTAGTAATTCTTGCACCAAAGTGGAAAATTTACCAAAGGCCATACGTCTGACAGATTTTAACGCTATCAACGCATTCAAAAATTTCCTATCAAACCCACTGGGATCCAAAACATTAAGCGTTGGAACAGAACAACCGAATGAATTGGATGTTAGCGGTAATTACCAAACGTGCGGGAATAAACCTGAATATAATCGACAAGAATCGCTGAGTAAAGAAGATGTGTACAATTTATCAGATGAATTCGTGTCAAACATTTCAACTTCAACATCAAGCGATATTGACGAGAGCCAATATTTGGCAGGAGAGTCTGAAGTTGATTTGTCAACGCCACTGAAACTTAAAGACTTGATGATCTATAAAACAATACAGTTTATGGATTATAGACGTTTTTCTAGAAGATTCAATGGGATTAGGAAGCCAGTTTCATACAAGAAGGCGATGTTAATCTTCTTTTTCTGCGCAGTTCTGGCACTGACACCATTCGTGGTTTTCAGACGACATGATGAACACTATACAATTAGTATACAAATAAAACGAGGAGTGGTGACATATATTTCATCTCTGGCATTTGTAATTGCAGCATTTCTGCTTGCCAAGGCGCAAGTGAGCCTGCCCTTGCGCTTCCCAGTGATTCTTTCGTATATATTCATGGTCATAACCATGATCGTGCTGATCGTTTTCAGAAATATCGCACACCTCGATGTGTTCATATGGACAATACTAATCTCATTCGCATCAGAGCAAGTCTTCGTAATCGCAATCACAAAGTTGTTCATACACTATGTCCCTATATTGGCACTACACGGCCGGTTTCTGTCGTGTACGGAGCATTTCCACCTGATCAAGAGAACACAACACGcaaataaaatcaatattacAATGAGCAGATATAACGATTATACAACGATTTGGGAGAGTGGATCGTGCGGGTTCTTTACTTGCATATACAGGTCATTCTACCGTTTCTTTCTGTCATTACACAAGAGAATCAAAGGCCGTACAAATCAAAAAG ATGAGCCTCTGTTTGGACACCAGATGAGATATAATGGAAAGTTCGACTCAAATAACCTGCCACACGGGTACGGAGAATGGCTAGAAGACCACATCTACGGAGAACGTCTTCAAGGTTATTGGTGGCATGGGTACCCAGTAGGACCATTTACTTCACAAGAAATAGGATCGGGTTCTATATTTGTAAACAACAGAGTTGCATTTGTGACTGATACACACTTGGAGGGACCGAAAATACGCTATGGAGTATCGTCGACAGAGTGCTCAATATCGGGATATTTCTTCAAGCAAATGCCAAAAACATATTTCTTCAACCCTGAT TACCGAGAAGTTGGGAATTGCAAGAAGGAACCATGTGACTTGTTTAACTTACTGAGAGAAAGTTTTGATGGGATTAAGAGTTCGACACCACAATGGTGTTTTGGTATGTTGAAGAGACAGTTTCACATCAACAGACCGAATAACCAAGGATATATGAACATTTACGTGGACAAGATAACAAACTCACTAAAAATTGATGGATACAGAATTAAGAAAACGGACCCGTCAGCAGAGAACCCTGATGAGATAAACATCAAGCTGGTAATGTTTAAGGGAAAACGTAAGGATTATGGTCCGCCAGATGATTACCAGAGCCCAGTGGAGCTTAAACTCTTTAAGCCAAGCACCACAAGcctatttaataaattgagaataaaaaataatgataagGATGGTAATTCAAAGCAAAGACGTGGGTGTAAATCACAAATTAAGAGTAGGATTTCAATGCTGATCAGAGACGAAGACGAGTGGGAGAATAAGAAACAGATGTGCAGACACAAGATTGTGGCGAGTGGTTGGAAAAGAATAAGACCCTCAACAAACCCAGAATTGATACCAGAACACGTAGTACTATATATCCATGGATATAATCTAACACTCTACGAG GCGTGTTCTCAGATGGCTCACATTGTTTCATTTTCGAAGTTGCCTCCATATATACTACCGTTTGTTTTCAACTGGAAGGGACACCACTGGGGAATGTTTTCTGCCTTTTCGTACCCCAAGGCTGTTAAAATCTGCACGAACCCGAACATTGTGGATGCATTTATCGAGGTTATCGAGGACCTCATTAAGCTGGGAATCAAGCATATTCACTTTTTGGTTCACTCCTGTGGAACAAGAGTGTTCTTAAACGTGATTTTATCAGCGATTAAAAAAGG GTACATTGTTCCGGTATTGAGTGACGAGTACCTGGTCATAAAAGAGGAGACGAAGAAGGACCGTCTACGTATGGatagtataattttaattaaccCAGACTATCCGATGGAAAAGTTCAGAAGCTATGACTACTTTGTTATTCGAGGGTACTGCGACCACATTGTCATGTACGTCAATAACATGGACCAGTGCCTGTACGTGTCAGAGTTCTATAACAGGGAACAGTCGCTGGGCAGATCCATATTTGAAATGTGCACAAGCAGTAAAGTAATATCCAATATACTCAAGAAAGAGTATATTGATGAACCATTCACAATATATGAAGGCTACTGCAGAAGTGCCAAAAAAACCGAGTTTGATAGGGACCACAGAGTTGTTATTCTGGATCAAATTGGTGAGCTCTCTACACCGTCAGATGGGAATTCGCCTTATAGCAAAGAAACTAGGGTTGATAATTTTGAGTTGCTAGGATATGATGAAAAACgtgaaaataaaaagagTAAGTTCGGTGCTCGATACTCACTTGGTAAATATGCAAAAACCAAGAATATTTTCTGGACTTCAAGGATCAGCAGTAAGATTGACGATGAAGGTATGGAACTCTGGCTCGACTTAGATGTCGTCGACACCTCGATGATTGACACCAATGTTGACTTCTTCAAGCATTCCTTCTACCAGGTTAAGCGTGAGATCATGGACGACATCAGGGAGGTCATTATCATGCACACTCGGGCCTTCCAGAGGCAGAGCAGACTAGACAGAAGGAGGGGGAATGTATATGTTTTTAGAGTAGCCCCAAGAGATGTTAGTAAACTTTTATAA
- a CDS encoding uncharacterized protein (all_bases.cand.1558 - conserved hypothetical protein, transmembrane domain;~1 probable transmembrane helix predicted for TA12215 by TMHMM2.0 at aa 48-67;~Signal anchor predicted for TA12215 by SignalP 2.0 HMM (Signal peptide probability 0.000, signal anchor probability 0.961) with cleavage site probability 0.000 between residues 62 and 63), whose translation MSKLFEPLRRNVLFREIIKPRWVLEVPNYTRTPLWKQFFEVQFTSRNFFIFGSTWAALASFGFLMWYSRLFDPPPLERLDRYWLNSPKFRILSAYYNKGKRPGAKISLMTYEVRYFDRGLDHPFTMNEVKDFLFKMKENYLIENHPGIQYPNVFRQHSNVKTPATLTVNLH comes from the exons atgagtAAATTATTCGAGCCCCTGAGGAGAAATGTGTTATTTAGAGAAATTATAAAACCCAGGTGGGTTTTAGAAGTTCCAAACTACACACGAACACCTCTGTGGAAACAGTTTTTTGAAGTCCAATTCACAAGCAGaaatttctttatattcGGAAGCACATGGGCAGCCTTGGCTTCATTCGGCTTTTTAATGTGGTATTCTAGACTTTTTG ACCCTCCACCACTTGAAAGACTGGACAGATATTGGCTTAACTCAC CTAAATTTCGCATCCTATCGGCATACTATAATAAGGGAAAGCGGCCTGGAGCCAAGATATCGTTAATGACCTATGAGGTCAGGTACTTTGACCGTGGACTGGACCACCCGTTCACAATGAATGAAGTTAAGGACTTcttatttaaaatgaaggaaaattatctaatcGAAAACCACCCAGGCATTCAATACCCGAATGTGTTTAGGCAGCACAGTAATGTCAAAACACCAGCAACCCTTACAGTTAATTTACACTAA
- a CDS encoding RNA binding protein, putative (chr2.cand.137 - RNA binding protein, PF00076 RNA recognition motif), whose amino-acid sequence MPEPSFCQGPIKPVNPHMMNVSDELAATIGGRMAAGKKSTGPVHLRKAAGIVWNDPTLEDWPKNDYRIFCGDLGNEVTDEILANSFKRYPSFQRARVIRDKNSGKSRGYGFVSLLNPNEMLTALKEMNHAFVGNRPIRVMRSKWKDRDIDSDKNRQMAKLYKVARDDDKTIRKFKKLGKSVTGGKRANMVYEPRVFKRHKVYLSTGSNNKLENLPKIPQNHILDNI is encoded by the coding sequence atgcCTGAACCTTCATTTTGCCAGGGGCCTATTAAGCCCGTGAATCCGCATATGATGAATGTATCTGATGAGCTGGCTGCTACTATCGGTGGTAGAATGGCAGCTGGCAAGAAATCTACAGGCCCAGTTCATTTAAGGAAAGCTGCTGGAATTGTTTGGAATGATCCTACTTTAGAGGACTGGCCTAAGAACGACTATCGCATATTCTGTGGAGATTTGGGAAATGAAGTTACCGACGAGATCCTGGCCAATTCCTTTAAAAGGTACCCTTCATTTCAACGCGCAAGGGTTATTAGGGATAAAAATTCAGGGAAATCTCGGGGTTATGGATTCGTTTCCCTCCTTAATCCTAACGAAATGCTTACTGCTCTTAAGGAGATGAATCACGCTTTTGTAGGTAACCGTCCTATTCGAGTTATGCGTAGTAAGTGGAAGGATAGAGATATCGATTCTGATAAGAACAGACAAATGGCAAAGCTTTATAAGGTTGCCAGGGACGACGATAAGACTATTCGCAAGTTCAAGAAACTTGGAAAGTCAGTTACTGGTGGTAAAAGGGCCAACATGGTCTACGAGCCTAGAGTTTTTAAAAGGCACAAGGTTTATCTTAGCACCGGTAGTAATAACAAGTTGGAGAACCTACCTAAAATTCCACAAAACCACATTCTGgataatatttaa
- a CDS encoding hypothetical protein, putative (DNA binding protein PF02891 MIZ zinc finger) produces MVRKSKVASITNDYYYCICSGSFVVKDPDYKPLVCKLCSKYSHRECTNYSGKQEEFECLLCKIHLLDPFNTVDNYLWYECIGNTTSYFVVDATNLRKWRSNNKDIYMACIPLNKEVLQHEWPKTFQLKINNDMVHVVKEPSWEHKRRDNPIKVTYAMRTGENLINITSTTYTENEPLFLLVMFVCNQVTVHNIIDTLKMNHTIPYEEARDRIYSILNTKIDDDEIVCMENTFKMDLICPVTLDKITIPTRGRFCGHIQCYDLFGYLKVMERTSAFNMRWKCPECHLIVKPYDLVIDTYVEKLIVDLPNVKTIQLDKDLNYRIILDLNNARSSAKTQSDDEQQLNNDEDMDYVADLETTMNSTTENVIELESDGQNVDVICISDDDVNIQEPVNDIIEPPKTPPTSRGRPRKNKIVDKNINSSSSSEKKTRKRKLKKPTDGPDSFAITIADKTLADCVNTFNQQTLHSFTNSTPSYDNFILKPPVINQMNKT; encoded by the coding sequence ATGGTTAGAAAGTCAAAAGTAGCCTCAATCACTAatgattattattattgtatttgTAGCGGCTCGTTTGTTGTCAAGGATCCAGATTACAAACCCTTGGTTTGTAAACTCTGCTCAAAATATAGCCACAGAGAGTGTACAAATTATTCAGGGAAGCAAGAAGAGTTCGAATGCCTACTTTGCAAAATACACCTGCTAGATCCATTCAACACAGTTGATAACTACCTATGGTATGAATGCATAGGAAACACAACATCATACTTTGTAGTGGATGCTACAAACCTGAGAAAGTGGCGATCAAACAACAAAGATATATACATGGCCTGTATACCGTTAAACAAGGAAGTTTTACAACATGAATGGCCGAAAACCTTCCAACTGAAAATCAATAACGATATGGTCCACGTGGTGAAAGAACCATCATGGGAACATAAAAGAAGAGATAATCCAATCAAAGTGACGTACGCAATGCGAACAGGagaaaatttgattaaCATCACAAGCACTACATACACGGAAAACGAACCGCTGTTTCTACTAGTAATGTTTGTGTGTAACCAGGTCACAGTGCATAACATAATTGATACTTTGAAGATGAACCACACAATCCCATATGAAGAGGCTAGAGATAGGATATATTCAATTCTAAACACAAAAATAGACGATGACGAGATTGTGTGCATGGAAAACACATTCAAGATGGATTTAATATGCCCAGTCACACTGGACAAAATAACAATTCCAACACGAGGAAGGTTCTGCGGACATATTCAATGTTATGACCTTTTCGGATACTTGAAAGTAATGGAGAGAACGTCAGCCTTCAACATGAGGTGGAAGTGCCCAGAATGTCACCTGATTGTTAAGCCATACGACTTGGTAATTGATACGTACGTCGAGAAACTCATCGTCGATCTTCCCAACGTTAAGACAATCCAGCTTGATAAGGACCTTAATTATCGCATAATCttagatttaaataacGCTAGATCTTCAGCTAAGACGCAATCTGATGATGAACAACagttaaataatgatgaaGATATGGATTACGTAGCAGATCTTGAAACTACAATGAATTCTACAACGGAAAACGTTATTGAGTTAGAATCAGATGGACAGAATGTTGACGTGATATGTATAAGCGACGACGATGTAAATATACAAGAACCGGTGAATGATATAATAGAACCACCAAAGACTCCACCCACCTCAAGAGGTAGACcaagaaaaaataaaatagttGATAAAAACATCAATAGTAGTTCCAGCTCTGAAAAGAAAACCCGAAAGAGGAAGCTAAAGAAACCAACAGATGGTCCAGATTCCTTTGCCATAACTATAGCCGATAAAACCTTGGCCGACTGCGTAAACACATTTAATCAACAAACATTACACTCATTTACCAACTCTACACCAAGCTACGacaatttcattttaaagCCTCCAGTAATCAACCAGATGAATAAAAcctaa